In the genome of Mytilus edulis chromosome 3, xbMytEdul2.2, whole genome shotgun sequence, one region contains:
- the LOC139517652 gene encoding uncharacterized protein: MNAPTDTKLDSGISVSFDSLCQYDSESTNSILQNTCLSGSLDYKTQNCGNVWRSDDCASEVAVHFKDHIPLELQLTDRNETLHLQNQNYMNTSKECTQMKTIVTNKVNSKCMTVTQVSGVNSDLAPDVVIYQRHQKVLAFGKRFHVSIIYKDNEKVSSHVSNLVNDLDSLGFLCYYKCRDFIPGQRYPKTIVQSFEQSMKILIILTEAFLESDKCQYELDLALEECFSRGEDGDRNVIIPCRLEQCKVPRTLKPFQVLDIFGDKDSWWNHLINSIEQSSDYIIKKKSQDETEISELEVVGTKFLTKLRKSKMDEVVYFLAKPVAYDLFHFLNQCNDFRFFFSAMRTLGIEIKDSTVLVSMKTLKDFVSRPYYIAHMFKENMQKQKKKVSKVGLIVYAMEDLMLRKNSDEVKQFNEIVRTALNANETYDHFGRGVVYSIEGIPKSRAIRNECRMLIHDAVVEPPVTKPKYPQFDTYEARLQTFRYYPSSAKPTKEEFADAGYFCADDGVVFRCFYCNAADWDFKPDEEPWVRHAKYYYHCPFVLSTKGQEFVNRCRFDGTIRQSMYNPDFEKLHSRIKSYINWDIANSPNPKLLAEAGFYFTHIEDKVACHMCGHGLRNWQKADDPWYKHALWSPNCKFLKNNKTKDYIEAAKKDRKQLYLENDRCLLTYTLRKREVTKIGNGDF; the protein is encoded by the coding sequence atGAATGCACCAACCGATACAAAGTTAGACTCCGGGATTAGTGTGTCTTTTGACAGTTTATGCCAGTATGATTCAGAAAGCACAAATTCCATACTTCAAAATACTTGTCTATCAGGTTCACTCGACTATAAAACACAGAACTGCGGAAATGTTTGGAGATCCGACGATTGTGCTTCTGAGGTAGCGGTTCACTTTAAAGACCATATTCCACTGGAACTCCAATTAACAGATAGAAATGAAACTTTACATTTACAAAACCAAAACTACATGAACACATCGAAAGAGTGTACACAAATGAAGACAATTGTTACAAACAAGGTCAATAGCAAATGTATGACGGTCACTCAGGTCAGTGGTGTAAATTCTGATCTTGCACCAGATGTAGTCATATATCAGCGCCATCAAAAAGTTCTTGCATTCGGAAAACGATTTCATGTTAGTATTATCTACAAAGATAATGAAAAAGTGTCCAGTCATGTAAGTAATCTTGTTAATGATCTAGATAGTCTGGGTTTTCTTTGCTATTACAAATGCCGAGATTTTATTCCCGGTCAAAGGTATCCAAAAACAATAGTTCAATCTTTTGAGCAAAGTATGAAGATTCTAATAATTCTAACAGAGGCATTTCTGGAAAGCGATAAATGCCAATATGAATTGGATTTAGCTTTAGAGGAATGCTTCAGTCGAGGCGAGGATGGAGATCGTAACGTAATTATTCCATGTCGATTAGAACAATGTAAAGTTCCAAGAACTTTAAAACCATTTCAAGTTTTAGATATTTTTGGGGATAAGGATTCCTGGTGGAACCATCTTATTAATTCAATTGAGCAAAGTTCAGATTATATCATAAAGAAAAAATCGCAAGATGAAACAGAAATTTCAGAATTAGAAGTAGTTGGTACAAAATTTCTTACCAAACTTAGAAAATCTAAAATGGATGAAGTTGTGTACTTCTTAGCTAAACCAGTTGCATATGACCTATTTCATTTCTTAAACCAATGCAATGATTTTAGATTCTTTTTTTCTGCAATGAGAACATTAGGAATAGAAATTAAAGATAGTACAGTGCTTGTTTCTATGAAAACTTTAAAAGATTTTGTCAGTCGTCCTTATTATATAGCACATATGTTTAAGGAAAATatgcaaaaacaaaagaaaaaagtatcaaaagttggCCTGATTGTGTATGCCATGGAAGATTTAATGCTGCGTAAAAATTCTGATGAAGTTAAACAATTTAACGAAATTGTTCGAACAGCGTTAAATGCAAACGAAACTTATGATCACTTCGGAAGAGGTGTTGTTTATTCCATTGAAGGAATTCCAAAATCACGAGCAATTCGAAATGAATGTAGAATGCTAATTCACGACGCGGTGGTTGAACCACCAGTTACAAAACCAAAATATCCACAGTTTGACACTTACGAAGCCAGACTTCAGACATTTAGATATTATCCTTCATCTGCTAAACCTACAAAAGAAGAATTTGCCGACGCTGGATACTTTTGTGCAGACGACGGAGTCGTTTTTCGATGTTTCTATTGCAATGCCGCAGATTGGGATTTTAAACCTGACGAGGAACCATGGGTTCGCCATGCTAAATATTACTATCATTGTCCATTCGTGTTGTCAACAAAGGGACAGGAATTCGTTAATCGCTGTCGTTTTGATGGAACTATCCGCCAAAGTATGTATAATCCAGATTTTGAAAAACTGCACTCGAGAATAAAGTCGTACATTAATTGGGATATTGCTAATTCTCCTAACCCAAAACTACTGGCTGAAGCAGGATTTTACTTTACTCACATTGAAGACAAGGTCGCATGCCACATGTGTGGACATGGACTGCGTAATTGGCAGAAAGCAGACGATCCATGGTATAAACACGCGCTTTGGTCACCTAActgtaaatttctaaaaaataataaGACGAAAGATTATATTGAAGCAGCAAAGAAAGacagaaaacaattatatttgGAGAACGATAGATGTTTGCTCACATATACCCTGAGAAAACGAGAAGTTACCAAAATAGGTAATGGTGATTTCTAA